A part of Bacillus horti genomic DNA contains:
- a CDS encoding GNAT family N-acetyltransferase, with the protein MKVPNHLEMSTRTINSRLEEEDFFYLLYCKSREQELAFWNWTAQEKQDFLKMQYTYQCQSYQSQFPNIEAKIIYLEENPIGKLLTVQNRSELRLVDIIILPDYQGMGIGTHFLLELQNEAATIRLPLCLSVQTNNIKAFEWYLRRSFQIVSKNELYVSMHWSPED; encoded by the coding sequence ATGAAGGTTCCTAATCATTTAGAAATGTCTACAAGAACCATAAATTCAAGGTTAGAAGAAGAGGATTTTTTTTATTTATTATATTGTAAGTCTAGAGAGCAGGAGCTAGCTTTTTGGAATTGGACGGCACAAGAAAAGCAAGACTTTCTAAAAATGCAATATACCTATCAATGTCAGTCCTATCAGTCCCAATTTCCAAATATAGAAGCTAAAATAATCTATTTGGAAGAGAATCCAATCGGTAAGCTGCTTACCGTTCAAAATCGTAGTGAACTACGATTAGTCGATATTATAATTCTACCAGATTACCAAGGGATGGGTATTGGAACACATTTTCTATTAGAGCTACAAAATGAAGCTGCGACTATACGGCTTCCTCTTTGCTTAAGCGTGCAAACAAACAATATTAAAGCCTTCGAATGGTATCTGAGGCGGAGCTTTCAAATCGTTTCAAAAAATGAATTATACGTGAGCATGCATTGGTCACCAGAAGATTGA
- a CDS encoding phage tail protein, with translation MDQYIGEIRMFGGSFAPSGWAFCNGQLLQIAENELLYTLLGTTYGGNGQTNFGLPDLRGRVPIHQGSATTGTSYSLGQLGGSETVQLSVNQLPSHTHIVNATSDTGTEANPSGNVWANNVLQYSKSEVSGTMFQGALSSVGGNQPHNNIMPFTAIHFIIALEGIFPQQG, from the coding sequence ATGGATCAATACATAGGAGAAATACGTATGTTTGGGGGGAGTTTTGCACCAAGCGGATGGGCCTTTTGCAACGGACAGCTTTTGCAGATTGCAGAAAATGAATTGCTGTATACATTGTTAGGAACAACCTACGGTGGAAACGGTCAAACGAACTTTGGACTACCGGATTTGAGAGGGAGGGTACCCATTCATCAGGGGTCTGCTACTACGGGGACAAGCTACTCCTTGGGGCAGCTTGGTGGAAGTGAGACGGTTCAATTATCGGTTAATCAGCTACCTTCACACACACACATAGTGAACGCTACATCAGATACAGGTACTGAGGCAAATCCTTCTGGGAATGTGTGGGCTAATAATGTACTTCAGTATTCTAAAAGTGAAGTTAGCGGGACCATGTTTCAAGGAGCTCTTAGTTCTGTGGGAGGAAACCAACCACATAATAATATAATGCCTTTTACTGCCATTCACTTCATTATTGCCTTAGAAGGGATATTTCCGCAACAAGGATAG
- a CDS encoding phage tail protein: MSEPFLGEIRLFANGYAPQGWAQCNGQLLQIQQNQALYSLIGRSYGGDGVNTFALPNLQGRVPVHSGGPVGAVGGQEAHTLTVAEMPNHQHTVMGTSTPANNRQANDLVWASNETNKPYGTTINTQMSASSIGNVGQGQAHSNMQPYGVLNFCIALQGVYPSRN; this comes from the coding sequence ATGTCAGAACCTTTTTTAGGGGAAATTAGGCTGTTTGCTAATGGTTATGCACCGCAAGGTTGGGCTCAATGTAATGGACAATTACTACAGATTCAACAGAATCAAGCATTATATTCTCTTATAGGAAGGAGTTACGGAGGAGATGGTGTTAATACCTTTGCTCTTCCTAATCTACAGGGGAGAGTTCCTGTGCATAGCGGAGGACCGGTGGGGGCTGTCGGCGGGCAGGAAGCACATACTCTAACAGTAGCTGAAATGCCAAATCACCAACATACGGTAATGGGTACTTCAACTCCTGCAAATAACAGGCAAGCAAATGATTTAGTTTGGGCTTCTAATGAAACAAATAAGCCCTACGGTACAACAATTAATACCCAAATGAGTGCTAGTTCTATAGGAAATGTAGGCCAGGGACAGGCTCATTCTAATATGCAACCTTACGGAGTTTTGAATTTTTGTATTGCTTTGCAAGGCGTTTACCCGAGCAGAAATTAA
- a CDS encoding phage tail protein, with translation MDPFIGEIRVFSGTYAPLGWAFCNGQLIPISQNTTLFAILGTTYGGDGKTTFALPNLQGRVPLHAGNGPGLSQRILGQMGGENAVTLIEANLPNHLHSVNVAGSGTQASPEGAVWASGGRGQAETYTSPNSNLVPMSPAAISPSGGSTPHENKQPFLTVNFIIALEGIFPQRP, from the coding sequence ATGGATCCATTTATAGGGGAGATTAGAGTTTTTTCAGGTACTTATGCACCATTAGGATGGGCGTTTTGTAATGGGCAACTGATACCTATATCGCAGAATACGACACTCTTTGCCATCCTAGGTACAACATATGGTGGAGATGGAAAAACAACGTTTGCCTTACCTAACTTGCAAGGAAGGGTCCCTCTGCATGCTGGAAATGGTCCTGGGCTGAGTCAGAGAATCCTAGGCCAAATGGGGGGTGAGAACGCAGTTACATTAATTGAAGCAAATCTACCTAATCATCTGCATTCCGTTAATGTTGCTGGATCAGGTACTCAAGCATCTCCAGAGGGAGCGGTCTGGGCCTCAGGTGGACGAGGACAAGCTGAGACTTATACTAGCCCAAACTCTAACCTAGTTCCTATGAGTCCTGCTGCTATTTCTCCAAGCGGAGGAAGTACCCCTCATGAAAATAAACAACCCTTTCTAACCGTAAACTTTATTATCGCTCTAGAAGGTATTTTCCCTCAACGGCCATAA
- a CDS encoding M28 family peptidase, which yields MANTETVLEQTKQTKMKAWFTLFLLLGLILLCMTMELPPTPVANDAPETEFSAERAMQHLERIAQAPHPTGSVEHAKVRQYLVEQLTQLGLEVKVEHSQYVDPSNHFVNSVDVHNVIGSIKGSGGDKQKQVVLMAHYDSVPTGPGANDNGVAVSALLEVAKILQSEPQLQNDILFAFTDAEEIGLIGAQEFWDMPGRIDGTGIVVNLEARGSKGASLMFQTSPQNDWLIREFAQVAPRPVTSSLLSSFYEKMPNDTDLTIAIEAGMPGINFAYGQGWTVYHTTRDSLENVDLRTLQHHGENALYLARHFGNLDLTGEQPQSNRVFFSVLGKVFHYSENFVLPFTIFLTILYTLVFVYGWRKKLSSIRELGSSFGMLLGASVITLAVLVPLWLLVDRLWAHKMTMLAGGLYNSMLYNISFLLLTIGICLIVWQLMKVRLNHWAVLLSTSFVWLLILIGFTVFLKGATYLFAWPLFISLIVTGIAMLRPQKERSIRSFISITLFVIPPVLLFTTILQLFYGFLPVGINVFVNVLVVFVLAMLYVPLKEVIVAFKWMSLIPVGIALVLLGTTWALGTPSESRQVNSNLFYVLDSDTEEAKWTTILHPNEWTSEYVSEENPSVFEKVLPGAGDAPLWVGDAPVVSMPHTEVEVLEKGEANGEQSLHLRIKTDENTSMLYLILPETNASSIQLAEQTIPLEIGEDLYLKQTGIPDGGLDVTINCL from the coding sequence ATGGCAAACACAGAAACGGTTTTAGAACAAACAAAACAGACAAAGATGAAAGCATGGTTTACTCTCTTTCTACTCTTAGGTTTAATACTACTTTGTATGACAATGGAGCTTCCCCCAACTCCAGTTGCCAATGATGCACCAGAAACGGAGTTCTCAGCAGAGCGAGCTATGCAGCACCTTGAAAGGATTGCTCAAGCTCCTCATCCAACAGGTTCAGTAGAACATGCAAAGGTACGGCAGTATCTAGTTGAGCAGCTAACACAGCTCGGATTAGAGGTCAAGGTGGAACATAGTCAGTATGTGGACCCCTCCAATCACTTTGTAAACAGTGTAGATGTGCATAATGTGATTGGTTCAATCAAAGGAAGCGGGGGAGATAAACAGAAGCAAGTTGTTCTCATGGCACATTACGATTCTGTTCCTACAGGACCTGGAGCTAATGATAACGGAGTTGCCGTTTCTGCCTTGCTTGAAGTAGCAAAAATTCTCCAATCTGAACCACAGCTACAGAATGATATCTTATTCGCCTTCACGGACGCGGAGGAAATAGGATTGATTGGAGCCCAAGAGTTTTGGGACATGCCAGGTCGTATAGACGGAACAGGGATTGTCGTCAACTTAGAAGCTCGAGGCTCAAAGGGAGCCTCCTTGATGTTTCAAACGAGTCCGCAGAATGATTGGTTGATTCGTGAGTTTGCTCAGGTAGCCCCTCGCCCAGTAACCTCGTCTTTATTAAGCAGCTTTTACGAAAAAATGCCTAATGATACGGATTTAACGATCGCTATTGAAGCGGGGATGCCGGGTATTAATTTTGCTTATGGTCAAGGGTGGACAGTCTACCATACAACTAGAGATAGTTTGGAAAATGTCGATCTGCGCACCCTACAGCATCATGGTGAAAATGCTCTTTATCTGGCTCGCCATTTTGGAAATCTAGATCTGACGGGGGAGCAGCCACAGAGCAATCGAGTATTTTTTAGTGTGTTAGGGAAGGTCTTTCATTACTCAGAGAACTTTGTGCTACCATTCACAATCTTTTTGACTATTCTGTACACCCTTGTCTTTGTCTATGGGTGGAGAAAGAAGCTTAGCTCTATCCGAGAGCTTGGTTCAAGCTTTGGTATGCTGCTAGGTGCAAGTGTAATTACTCTTGCTGTGCTTGTTCCACTTTGGTTGCTTGTTGATAGGTTATGGGCGCATAAAATGACAATGCTAGCTGGTGGCTTATACAATAGTATGCTTTACAATATTAGCTTTTTGTTACTGACTATCGGAATTTGCTTGATTGTTTGGCAGCTGATGAAGGTCAGACTAAATCATTGGGCCGTTCTTTTAAGTACGTCGTTTGTTTGGCTATTGATATTAATCGGCTTTACAGTATTTTTAAAGGGTGCCACGTATCTATTCGCCTGGCCTTTATTCATCTCATTAATCGTTACAGGAATTGCTATGCTTAGGCCGCAGAAAGAGCGGAGCATTAGGAGTTTTATATCCATTACTCTGTTCGTCATTCCTCCTGTCCTGCTATTCACAACTATCTTACAATTGTTCTATGGTTTTTTACCTGTGGGGATCAATGTATTCGTTAATGTGCTAGTTGTGTTCGTATTAGCCATGCTGTATGTCCCCCTTAAAGAAGTTATAGTAGCCTTCAAATGGATGAGCCTTATACCAGTTGGTATTGCTCTTGTTCTGTTAGGAACGACTTGGGCACTAGGAACTCCAAGTGAAAGCAGACAAGTAAATAGCAATTTGTTTTATGTGTTAGATAGCGACACAGAGGAGGCCAAATGGACAACTATACTTCATCCAAACGAGTGGACTTCAGAATATGTCAGTGAGGAGAATCCCTCAGTATTTGAAAAAGTTCTACCTGGAGCAGGAGATGCCCCTCTTTGGGTAGGAGATGCTCCTGTTGTTTCAATGCCCCATACAGAGGTAGAAGTGTTGGAGAAAGGGGAAGCGAATGGGGAGCAGAGCCTCCATTTGAGGATTAAAACAGATGAGAACACGAGTATGCTCTACCTGATTCTCCCTGAGACAAACGCTTCTTCAATCCAGTTAGCCGAGCAAACTATTCCTTTGGAAATAGGAGAAGATTTATATCTGAAACAAACAGGAATCCCCGATGGTGGGTTAGATGTGACGATCAATTGCCTGTAA
- a CDS encoding GNAT family N-acetyltransferase, with protein MYKKQLYLPSGEGNRKVTIRTYQQQDIAELIGIQQESFPPPFPSELWWNEEQLTNHVNLFPQGALCIEVEGTLAGSVTSLLTHFDPENPKHTWEEVTDNGYIRNHDPKGNALYVVDICIRPSYRKLDLGKWLLQSLYEVVVHFHLDRLLGGGRMPGYHKYAHQLTAEQYMDQVVKGKIKDPVLSFLLRSGRTPLALVDNYLEDEESHHYAVLMEWKNPFV; from the coding sequence ATGTATAAGAAGCAGCTTTATCTTCCAAGTGGGGAAGGAAATCGGAAAGTGACGATTAGGACATACCAGCAGCAGGATATTGCTGAATTGATTGGCATTCAACAAGAAAGCTTTCCTCCTCCTTTTCCTTCAGAATTGTGGTGGAATGAGGAACAGTTAACAAACCATGTGAATCTTTTTCCCCAGGGAGCGTTATGTATAGAAGTAGAAGGAACGTTAGCAGGTTCTGTGACATCATTGTTGACTCATTTTGACCCTGAGAACCCTAAGCATACGTGGGAAGAGGTTACTGATAATGGGTATATTCGAAACCATGATCCTAAAGGAAATGCCTTATACGTCGTAGATATCTGTATTCGACCATCCTACCGCAAGCTTGATCTTGGAAAGTGGCTACTGCAATCCTTATATGAAGTAGTTGTTCATTTTCATCTTGATCGTTTGCTTGGGGGAGGGCGTATGCCAGGCTACCATAAATATGCTCATCAGCTTACAGCTGAACAGTACATGGATCAGGTTGTAAAAGGGAAAATAAAGGACCCTGTGCTTTCCTTTCTACTGCGAAGTGGTCGCACACCGTTAGCTTTAGTAGACAATTATCTAGAGGATGAAGAATCTCATCATTATGCTGTACTGATGGAGTGGAAGAACCCTTTTGTGTAA
- a CDS encoding SDR family NAD(P)-dependent oxidoreductase, with amino-acid sequence MDQRVPVAIVTGGASGLGRSVVERLISQQIHVAIVDVSKEAGQIAEELDSKSDKEVRFFQADVSDKEQALGVVKRIYEHFERVDYLVNAAGIITRAPAAEVAATDLKRVIDINLIGSAFMCQAVYPYMKEVSGGSIVNFGSMLAHYGSKNLLTYAASKGGVLQVTQCLAVEWAGEYIRVNSVSPGYIETPLSSGATKDPVFKERILSRTPQRRFGKPEEVAAVVYFLLSDEASFVTGVDIPIDGGLLAGDPALFPPA; translated from the coding sequence ATGGATCAGAGAGTTCCTGTGGCTATTGTTACAGGAGGTGCTTCAGGGTTAGGTCGCTCGGTCGTTGAAAGGCTGATCAGTCAACAGATCCATGTAGCCATAGTCGATGTAAGTAAGGAAGCAGGACAAATTGCAGAAGAATTAGACAGTAAGAGTGATAAAGAGGTTAGATTTTTTCAAGCGGATGTTTCTGATAAAGAACAAGCTCTTGGAGTGGTTAAGAGGATTTACGAACACTTCGAGAGAGTGGATTATCTGGTGAACGCAGCAGGGATTATTACAAGAGCACCAGCAGCGGAGGTCGCTGCCACTGATTTAAAGAGAGTCATTGATATCAACCTAATTGGAAGCGCATTCATGTGTCAGGCTGTGTATCCATACATGAAAGAAGTAAGTGGAGGGAGTATTGTCAACTTTGGCTCTATGCTCGCTCACTATGGTAGCAAAAACCTATTAACTTACGCTGCTTCTAAAGGGGGAGTCCTTCAAGTTACACAGTGCTTAGCTGTAGAATGGGCAGGGGAGTATATCAGAGTTAATTCTGTAAGCCCTGGGTATATAGAAACTCCTTTGTCATCAGGAGCTACGAAAGATCCTGTCTTTAAGGAACGCATTTTATCGCGTACTCCTCAGCGGAGATTTGGTAAACCAGAAGAAGTTGCGGCTGTTGTCTACTTCCTATTGTCTGATGAAGCTAGCTTTGTTACAGGGGTTGATATTCCTATTGATGGAGGCCTTCTAGCAGGAGACCCAGCCCTATTCCCACCAGCATAA
- a CDS encoding 2,4'-dihydroxyacetophenone dioxygenase family protein: MSKTLNEFTELFGLPDQAIDLEEIPWVPQGDRVWFKPVRFNLATGQWINLLKVKPGGAVNRHRHTGGQVMAYTMQGQWRYLERTWVAKPGTFVYEPPGDIHTLVVDGEEEMITLFILEGSIHYLDDQDQIIEQDDVFSKMKRYMEYCEKHNIEVKDLKF; encoded by the coding sequence ATGTCAAAAACACTAAACGAATTTACAGAACTATTTGGTCTACCAGATCAAGCGATTGATTTAGAAGAAATTCCTTGGGTCCCACAAGGAGATCGTGTTTGGTTTAAGCCTGTAAGATTTAATCTAGCAACAGGTCAATGGATTAATCTTCTTAAAGTTAAGCCAGGTGGAGCGGTGAATCGACATCGTCACACAGGTGGACAGGTGATGGCCTATACGATGCAAGGTCAATGGCGTTATCTTGAAAGAACTTGGGTAGCGAAGCCAGGGACGTTTGTGTATGAGCCGCCTGGAGATATCCACACTTTAGTAGTAGACGGAGAAGAAGAGATGATCACTTTGTTTATACTAGAGGGGAGTATCCACTATTTAGATGATCAGGATCAAATCATTGAGCAGGATGATGTGTTTAGTAAAATGAAAAGGTATATGGAATATTGTGAGAAGCATAATATTGAGGTCAAGGACTTGAAGTTTTAA
- a CDS encoding bifunctional 4-hydroxy-2-oxoglutarate aldolase/2-dehydro-3-deoxy-phosphogluconate aldolase, with protein MRDKEVSEMNGALRIIEQNKIIAIIRSVPFPVLEKTVQALHAGGIRVIEVTMNSEDALSSISFIKAHFPDMVIGAGTVLDQESASLAIRAGASFLLAPNLSESVIQTANRYQIPVIPGVFTPTEIIKASELGAQVVKVFPVSGVGPAYIKDLQGPIGYIKMIPVGGVTLENAAQFMEAGAFALGIGSALTDQQLLATNRFSELKDRAAEFVRIAESFNK; from the coding sequence ATGAGGGATAAGGAGGTCAGTGAAATGAATGGAGCTTTACGCATCATTGAGCAAAATAAGATCATAGCTATTATCCGTTCTGTTCCTTTTCCCGTCTTAGAAAAGACTGTACAAGCTCTACATGCCGGGGGAATAAGGGTTATTGAAGTCACGATGAATTCAGAGGATGCGTTATCAAGTATTTCCTTTATCAAAGCCCACTTCCCCGACATGGTGATTGGAGCGGGAACTGTATTAGATCAAGAGTCTGCAAGCTTAGCGATTCGGGCAGGGGCCAGCTTCCTTTTGGCTCCTAACCTGTCTGAGTCCGTTATACAAACGGCTAACAGATATCAAATTCCTGTGATTCCAGGCGTATTTACACCAACGGAAATCATCAAAGCGTCTGAGCTTGGGGCACAGGTTGTGAAGGTGTTTCCTGTAAGTGGTGTTGGGCCGGCATACATTAAAGATTTGCAGGGACCAATAGGATATATCAAGATGATACCGGTTGGAGGAGTAACATTAGAGAACGCTGCCCAATTTATGGAGGCTGGTGCATTTGCTCTAGGGATTGGCAGCGCGTTAACAGATCAGCAGCTTCTAGCTACCAACCGCTTTAGTGAGCTTAAAGACAGAGCAGCAGAATTTGTACGAATTGCTGAATCCTTCAACAAATAA
- a CDS encoding Bug family tripartite tricarboxylate transporter substrate binding protein — MNNKKNLYRLMLVALLSILVLAGCSGGTGGTAEDASNYPSKPIQLVVPYAAGGGTDAAARALVDAVKPHLTNDIGIMNKTGGGGAVGLADVSNASPDGYTLAMVTVELTTLPALGLAPFTPDDFTPIAQVNMDPGAITVRADAPWETAEEFIEHAKENPGLRIGNAGSGSIWHLVAATIAQETGTQFSHIPYDGAAPAVIALLSGEVDAVTVSPGEVLSQVESGELKTLAVAAEERVDAMPDVPTMEEAGIGKIVSGTWRGIAGPKDMPQEIVEQLETAFTAAANEESFENFMGNAGLGILVRGSSDFQDWIQSNSESWNTIVEELGLRE, encoded by the coding sequence ATGAATAATAAGAAAAATCTTTATCGTTTAATGCTTGTTGCATTGCTTTCCATTCTTGTTTTAGCAGGATGTAGCGGAGGAACAGGTGGGACTGCTGAAGACGCGTCTAATTACCCAAGTAAACCAATTCAATTGGTCGTTCCATATGCTGCTGGTGGGGGAACGGATGCGGCTGCAAGAGCATTAGTGGATGCAGTAAAGCCACACTTAACGAATGATATAGGAATTATGAACAAAACGGGTGGAGGAGGAGCTGTTGGACTAGCCGATGTGTCTAACGCTTCGCCGGATGGTTATACACTTGCTATGGTTACGGTTGAATTAACAACTTTACCTGCTTTAGGATTGGCACCATTTACTCCAGATGATTTTACGCCAATAGCTCAAGTCAACATGGATCCAGGTGCCATAACTGTTAGAGCAGATGCTCCGTGGGAAACAGCTGAGGAATTTATTGAGCATGCCAAAGAAAACCCTGGTCTAAGAATAGGGAACGCTGGTTCAGGTTCAATCTGGCATTTGGTTGCGGCAACGATAGCTCAAGAGACTGGAACTCAATTCTCTCATATTCCTTATGATGGTGCAGCGCCTGCCGTCATTGCTTTACTTTCTGGTGAGGTAGACGCTGTTACAGTTAGTCCAGGAGAGGTTCTTTCTCAGGTTGAATCTGGTGAGCTGAAAACATTAGCTGTAGCTGCCGAAGAGCGTGTAGATGCCATGCCAGACGTGCCTACGATGGAGGAGGCAGGAATAGGAAAAATTGTCTCAGGTACTTGGAGAGGTATAGCTGGACCTAAGGATATGCCACAAGAAATTGTGGAGCAGCTTGAAACGGCCTTTACGGCAGCAGCCAATGAAGAGAGCTTTGAGAACTTCATGGGGAATGCAGGACTAGGAATACTGGTTCGTGGCTCTAGTGATTTTCAGGATTGGATTCAATCAAATTCAGAATCATGGAATACGATTGTTGAAGAATTAGGATTAAGAGAGTAG
- a CDS encoding tripartite tricarboxylate transporter TctB family protein — MKYADMIVGLIIAVIGLVMVLLAAALPTVPTADVGPGFFPKAIGYLLLGLGVLLAGKSFITNQDKESWKQIFHKGSWTALLVMVVFGGYVFLLPILGFLISTPILIIGLSLLLKATNKIAVVVTGLAVTFALYYVFLKVLLIPLPSGIIL; from the coding sequence GTGAAATATGCAGATATGATAGTAGGGCTGATCATAGCCGTAATCGGGTTAGTTATGGTGCTACTAGCGGCAGCCCTACCTACAGTCCCAACAGCAGACGTCGGACCAGGCTTTTTTCCAAAGGCCATTGGCTATCTTCTATTAGGCTTAGGTGTTTTGCTTGCCGGAAAGTCCTTCATTACCAATCAAGACAAAGAAAGCTGGAAGCAGATATTTCATAAAGGATCATGGACGGCTCTGCTGGTTATGGTTGTTTTCGGGGGGTACGTGTTTCTACTACCTATACTCGGCTTCTTAATTTCTACCCCTATCCTGATTATAGGGCTCTCCCTATTGTTAAAAGCCACAAACAAAATAGCTGTTGTAGTGACAGGGCTTGCAGTTACTTTTGCTTTGTATTATGTATTTTTAAAAGTCTTACTCATTCCTTTGCCTTCGGGCATTATTTTATAG
- a CDS encoding tripartite tricarboxylate transporter permease, whose protein sequence is MEMLLVGLGNVLQPSVLLMIVFGVLVGVFFGTLPGLTATMGVAVLVPLTFGMDPLLALLLLTGVYFGGIYGGSITAILLNTPGTPAAAATTLDGYAMAKRNEAGRALLIAIVSSVAGGLIGVLVLILVSPQLAQIALEFASPQKFALAIFGLSIITAVSGKSIIKGLISGCIGLLIAFVGLDPVTAVPRFTFGQYQLQSGLSLIPVLVGLFAAAEAFRNVESRDIAEKIALEVSGIFKKIKDLFTLWVTIIRSAIIGVFLGIIPGAGADIAAFASYNEAKRWTRKKSKYAFGEGRPEGIAAPEAAGNALTAGAFIPMLTLGIPGDAVTAVMLGALVIQGIRPGPQIFQENGELVYSLFSGMLISYLVLLLVGVLGIRLFMKVLAIPKSILVPVILTLSVVGSYAINNNYIDVIIMFCAGLLGYILIKFEFPLSPIILAIILGPMAESEFRRALVLSDGSMMIFLTSPIAVVLLVLAALSLLSPIVRPYLPKLRAKSNKQD, encoded by the coding sequence ATGGAAATGTTACTTGTTGGTTTAGGTAATGTACTGCAACCCTCCGTTCTATTGATGATTGTGTTTGGTGTCCTTGTAGGAGTTTTCTTTGGGACTTTACCAGGGCTGACAGCTACAATGGGGGTAGCTGTACTCGTTCCTTTAACGTTTGGAATGGATCCCTTGCTAGCTCTACTTCTATTAACGGGAGTTTACTTTGGTGGTATATATGGAGGCTCAATTACAGCTATCCTGCTTAATACACCAGGTACTCCTGCTGCTGCAGCAACTACTCTTGATGGATATGCTATGGCTAAAAGAAATGAGGCTGGACGAGCCTTATTGATCGCTATCGTTTCATCGGTAGCAGGTGGATTAATTGGTGTCCTTGTCTTGATTCTAGTTTCACCTCAGCTAGCTCAAATCGCCTTAGAGTTTGCCTCCCCACAGAAATTTGCGCTGGCGATATTTGGACTTTCAATTATTACAGCTGTATCTGGTAAGTCGATTATAAAAGGATTAATTTCAGGCTGTATTGGCTTGCTTATTGCTTTTGTCGGTCTAGACCCAGTGACGGCCGTTCCAAGATTTACATTTGGACAATATCAGCTACAAAGCGGCTTATCCTTAATCCCTGTATTAGTTGGTCTCTTTGCTGCGGCAGAAGCGTTCCGTAATGTAGAGAGTAGGGATATCGCTGAAAAAATTGCTTTAGAGGTTAGCGGTATTTTCAAGAAAATAAAAGATTTGTTCACTCTGTGGGTAACCATTATACGCTCTGCGATTATAGGAGTTTTTCTTGGTATTATTCCAGGTGCTGGAGCGGATATAGCCGCATTTGCCTCCTATAATGAAGCAAAAAGATGGACACGGAAAAAATCTAAATATGCCTTTGGAGAAGGGCGTCCAGAGGGGATAGCTGCCCCTGAAGCAGCGGGGAACGCCTTAACAGCAGGTGCTTTCATTCCAATGCTTACCTTGGGAATACCAGGAGATGCGGTAACAGCCGTTATGCTGGGTGCCCTAGTGATTCAAGGAATTCGTCCGGGACCACAAATTTTCCAAGAAAACGGTGAGCTCGTATATTCTTTATTCTCCGGAATGCTTATTTCCTACCTCGTGTTACTACTAGTAGGGGTTCTTGGAATCCGTTTATTCATGAAGGTATTAGCTATACCGAAGAGTATTCTAGTTCCAGTTATTTTAACTTTAAGTGTTGTAGGCTCATATGCCATTAACAACAATTATATCGACGTTATCATTATGTTTTGTGCCGGACTGTTAGGCTATATACTCATAAAATTTGAATTCCCCCTATCTCCAATTATCTTGGCTATCATATTAGGTCCAATGGCTGAAAGTGAGTTTAGGAGAGCGCTTGTTCTTTCTGATGGGAGCATGATGATCTTCTTGACTAGTCCTATTGCTGTTGTCTTGTTGGTGTTAGCTGCTCTATCTTTATTATCACCAATTGTAAGACCATATCTACCAAAGCTGAGAGCTAAGAGCAACAAACAAGACTAA